In one Rhopalosiphum padi isolate XX-2018 chromosome 3, ASM2088224v1, whole genome shotgun sequence genomic region, the following are encoded:
- the LOC132926517 gene encoding uncharacterized protein LOC132926517, producing MYESITLSLTGNETTLSSNYFPSLNVYEDSEIALLCLQTFNSFPNINSSNNKFAIQVIDEYNNNNNENICYIALKTGCYEIVDINRQIKKQINSYNEENGTKITFDISVDHNDFRSYIQCNGIIMFNMINGIAPILGFEKRDYPPEYVTHRSEKAVNLNTINSIKVMCNIAQGSFNNHLQSHTIYEFFPSEKTGTKVVQSPPNLIYYKLNKINIDSITVQLVDQDFNQIENFGETLTVVLHIKRYGS from the coding sequence atgtatgaatcAATCACATTAAGTTTAACTGGGAATGAAACCACACTATCTTCAAATTATTTCCCGTCTCTAAACGTGTACGAAGACTCTGAAATAGCTTTGTTATGTTTACAAACGTTCAATTCGTTTCCAAACATAAATTCTTCTAATAACAAATTTGCAATACAAGTAAtagacgagtataataataataataatgaaaatatatgttatattgcattaaaaacgGGATGTTACGAAATTGTAGATATTAACCGTCAAATTAAGAAGCAAATAAATTCTTACAATGAAGAAAAtggtacaaaaataacattCGATATTTCAGTTGACCATAATGATTTTAGATCATACATACAATGTAAtggtataattatgtttaatatgattaatgggATAGCACCCATATTAGGATTTGAAAAACGAGACTATCCTCCGGAGTATGTAACTCATCGATCGGAAAAAGCtgtaaatttaaacacaattaattctataaaagtGATGTGTAATATAGCTCAAGGATCATTCAACAATCACCTTCAAAGTCATACGATTTACGAGTTTTTTCCGAGTGAAAAGACTGGGACAAAAGTTGTTCAATCACcgccaaatttaatatattataaattaaataaaataaatattgattcaatAACTGTACAATTAGTTGATCAGGATTTTAATCAAATCGAAAATTTTGGTGAGACATTAACAGTTGTGTTACATATTAAACGTTACGGTTCTTAA